One segment of Geminicoccaceae bacterium DNA contains the following:
- a CDS encoding 2-dehydro-3-deoxy-6-phosphogalactonate aldolase, with translation MTLREATTTRARACMDELPLVAILRGLRPEEALEVGGALVDAGFTIIEVPLNSPDPFASIRILTDAFGERALIGAGTVLAASEVGRIADAGGRLAVMPCFDPAVIGAARLRGLVTAPGVATPSEAFAALRAGADILKIFPAEGIPPEVVKAWRAVLPPDVDLLPVGGITPERMSPYVQAGATGFGLGSALYKAGMAADEVGRRATAFVEAWRSL, from the coding sequence ATGACACTTCGCGAAGCGACAACAACCCGCGCGCGCGCCTGCATGGATGAACTGCCGCTGGTGGCGATCCTGCGCGGACTGCGGCCGGAGGAGGCACTGGAGGTCGGCGGGGCGCTGGTCGATGCGGGATTCACCATCATCGAGGTGCCGCTGAACTCGCCGGACCCGTTCGCGAGCATCCGCATCCTCACCGATGCGTTCGGCGAGCGTGCACTGATCGGCGCCGGCACGGTGCTGGCGGCATCCGAGGTCGGCCGGATCGCCGATGCCGGCGGCAGGCTGGCGGTGATGCCATGCTTCGATCCGGCGGTGATCGGCGCGGCGCGGCTGCGTGGGCTGGTGACGGCTCCCGGCGTGGCGACGCCCAGCGAGGCATTCGCCGCCCTTCGCGCCGGTGCGGACATCCTCAAGATATTTCCCGCAGAGGGCATTCCGCCGGAAGTGGTGAAAGCGTGGCGCGCTGTCCTTCCCCCGGATGTTGACCTTCTGCCTGTGGGAGGCATCACGCCCGAGCGCATGTCTCCCTATGTGCAGGCCGGTGCGACGGGCTTCGGCCTTGGATCCGCGCTCTACAAGGCGGGCATGGCGGCTGACGAGGTCGGCCGGCGCGCGACCGCGTTCGTCGAGGCATGGCGCAGTTTGTGA
- a CDS encoding 2-dehydro-3-deoxygalactonokinase: MGDGALVAVDWGTTSFRAAVMDRHGEVIRSVDAKAGIMQVHDGAFEEVLARELSRLEAPRGVPVMASGMITSRQGWVEVPYAPCPAGGAEIAAGVVTRTIASGHDVHFISGLIDMSDPARPDVMRGEETQIVGAMPVAADAAMAVLPGTHSKWALVADGRIERFSTFMTGEVFAVLGEHSILGRLMEAGPDDEAGFDKGVEAGVAEGSALLHDLFSARTLPLTGGLAGKAVASYLSGLLIGSEIGGARAIFGSPATRRACLIGSSGLVARYRRALGIAGIDCSVAAPDAAARGMVEIARARGLLPTVSENRT; the protein is encoded by the coding sequence ATGGGCGATGGGGCGCTGGTGGCGGTTGACTGGGGAACCACGAGTTTTCGTGCTGCGGTCATGGATCGGCACGGCGAGGTCATCCGGTCGGTCGATGCGAAGGCGGGCATCATGCAGGTGCATGATGGTGCGTTCGAGGAGGTGCTGGCGCGCGAACTGTCGCGACTGGAGGCGCCGCGTGGCGTCCCGGTGATGGCTTCGGGCATGATCACCAGCCGCCAAGGTTGGGTCGAGGTGCCCTATGCGCCCTGTCCCGCCGGCGGTGCGGAAATTGCGGCCGGCGTGGTGACACGGACCATCGCGTCGGGCCATGATGTCCACTTCATTTCCGGCCTGATCGACATGAGCGATCCTGCGCGGCCGGATGTCATGCGTGGCGAGGAAACGCAGATCGTCGGTGCCATGCCGGTGGCCGCCGATGCGGCCATGGCCGTGTTGCCGGGTACGCACAGCAAGTGGGCCCTGGTGGCGGATGGGCGGATCGAGCGCTTTTCGACCTTCATGACGGGCGAGGTGTTCGCCGTGCTGGGCGAGCATTCGATCCTCGGCCGGTTGATGGAGGCGGGTCCGGATGACGAGGCTGGATTCGACAAGGGGGTGGAAGCGGGAGTGGCCGAAGGTTCCGCCCTGCTGCACGACCTGTTCTCCGCACGCACCCTGCCGCTGACCGGCGGGCTGGCGGGGAAGGCCGTGGCCTCCTACCTGTCCGGCCTGCTGATCGGCTCGGAAATCGGTGGCGCGCGGGCGATTTTCGGCAGTCCCGCGACCCGTCGGGCCTGCCTCATCGGGTCGAGCGGTCTGGTGGCGCGCTATCGCAGGGCGCTTGGCATCGCGGGCATCGACTGTTCGGTCGCCGCTCCCGATGCCGCCGCGAGGGGCATGGTCGAGATCGCCCGGGCCAGGGGGCTTCTGCCGACAGTATCGGAGAACAGGACATGA
- a CDS encoding histone deacetylase family protein, with protein MSIHVFSHASAAAHDPGPGHPEGPVRIQAIEAALAEASPRGIVRLEAPRASRDQLRLAHPDRYIDHILDNVPSTGYARLDGDTVMSPASGDAALRAAGGACAAVDAVFSNATRRAFSLMRPPGHHAEPEEAMGFCLFNSIAIAALHARAVHGVQRIAIFDFDVHHGNGTQAIFFDDPDTLYLSTHQMPLYPGTGARSETGSHRTIVNRPCPPGTGSKAWRQVVENEILTAIDGFAPGLVMLSAGFDAHELDPLAQMELVEDDFRWAAERSVELAQRHSDGAVVSVLEGGYHPPALGRSVIAHLEGLAGGSA; from the coding sequence ATGTCGATCCATGTCTTCAGTCACGCTTCCGCCGCCGCCCACGATCCCGGGCCGGGGCATCCCGAGGGGCCGGTTCGCATCCAGGCGATCGAAGCCGCGCTGGCTGAAGCCTCGCCAAGGGGAATCGTCCGTCTCGAAGCTCCTCGCGCCAGTCGTGACCAGCTGCGGCTTGCCCATCCGGATCGCTACATCGATCACATTCTCGATAACGTTCCCTCAACGGGATATGCCCGCCTCGACGGCGATACCGTCATGTCGCCGGCCTCGGGAGATGCGGCGCTGCGGGCCGCGGGCGGCGCCTGTGCTGCGGTCGATGCCGTGTTCTCCAACGCGACCCGTCGGGCCTTCTCGCTGATGCGTCCGCCCGGTCATCATGCCGAGCCCGAAGAGGCGATGGGATTCTGCCTGTTCAACAGCATCGCCATCGCAGCACTGCATGCGCGGGCCGTTCACGGTGTGCAGCGTATCGCGATCTTCGATTTCGATGTCCATCATGGAAATGGCACCCAGGCGATCTTCTTCGACGATCCCGATACCCTTTACCTGTCGACGCACCAGATGCCGCTTTATCCCGGAACGGGGGCACGGTCCGAAACGGGATCGCATCGCACGATCGTCAATCGCCCGTGTCCGCCGGGCACGGGCTCGAAGGCATGGCGGCAGGTTGTCGAGAACGAGATCCTGACTGCAATCGACGGCTTTGCGCCGGGGCTCGTGATGCTGTCGGCCGGCTTCGATGCCCACGAACTCGATCCCCTCGCACAGATGGAGCTTGTCGAGGACGATTTCCGCTGGGCCGCCGAGCGGAGTGTCGAACTGGCGCAACGTCATTCGGACGGTGCGGTTGTGTCGGTCCTCGAAGGCGGGTACCACCCACCTGCACTGGGGCGCAGCGTGATCGCCCATCTGGAGGGGCTGGCTGGCGGCTCCGCCTGA
- a CDS encoding exodeoxyribonuclease VII small subunit codes for MAAGRKTVEGGDGAPAGEEPTFEQALQELEAIVQKLERGQLDLESSIAAYERGTELRRRCEVKLGEARLRVEKLTFDREGQPAGSEPFDPS; via the coding sequence ATGGCAGCAGGCAGGAAGACGGTCGAAGGCGGGGATGGTGCGCCGGCGGGCGAGGAACCCACCTTCGAGCAAGCATTGCAGGAGCTCGAAGCAATCGTGCAGAAGCTTGAGCGCGGCCAACTCGATCTCGAATCGTCGATTGCCGCCTATGAGCGGGGCACGGAGCTGCGCCGGCGCTGCGAAGTGAAGCTTGGCGAGGCGCGGCTGCGGGTCGAGAAGCTGACATTCGACAGGGAAGGCCAGCCGGCCGGCAGCGAGCCTTTCGACCCGTCATGA
- a CDS encoding polyprenyl synthetase family protein has protein sequence MTGEELAARMDRVAARVEAELDALLPGPDGAAEARLYRAMRHSALGGGKRLRPFLTHAAAGLFGVDDVLWLRAGVAIEMVHTYSLIHDDLPAMDNAELRRGRPACHRAFDEATAILAGDALQALAFEVLARGDWPAAAGVRADLVAGLARAAGAAGMCGGQQIDLEAEGQDVDLAAITRLQQLKTGALIAFSLDAAHMLAASQGRAGPEDRAALAAYASDIGLAFQIRDDLLDISGDPLVVGKDLGRDEKSRKATFPSLMGEECAMAALVELRDRGCAELDRFGDRSKVLRDLFDYVINRKL, from the coding sequence ATGACCGGGGAAGAGCTGGCAGCGCGAATGGACAGGGTGGCGGCCCGGGTCGAGGCCGAACTGGATGCCCTGCTGCCCGGGCCGGACGGGGCGGCGGAAGCACGCCTTTACCGGGCCATGCGCCATTCCGCCCTCGGCGGCGGCAAGCGTCTGCGTCCTTTTCTCACCCACGCGGCAGCGGGCCTGTTCGGCGTCGACGATGTCCTTTGGCTGCGTGCCGGCGTCGCGATCGAGATGGTCCACACCTACTCTCTCATCCATGACGACCTGCCGGCCATGGACAACGCCGAACTGCGGCGTGGCCGACCCGCGTGCCACAGGGCATTCGACGAGGCGACGGCCATCCTTGCCGGCGACGCGTTGCAGGCACTCGCATTCGAGGTCCTGGCTCGCGGCGACTGGCCGGCTGCCGCCGGAGTGCGCGCGGACCTGGTCGCGGGTCTTGCCCGGGCGGCCGGTGCTGCCGGGATGTGCGGCGGTCAGCAGATCGACCTTGAGGCGGAAGGGCAGGATGTCGATCTTGCGGCGATCACCCGGTTGCAGCAGTTGAAGACGGGAGCCCTCATCGCGTTTTCCCTCGACGCGGCCCATATGCTGGCGGCATCGCAGGGCAGGGCGGGACCGGAGGACCGTGCGGCGCTGGCGGCCTATGCCTCGGACATCGGCCTGGCCTTCCAGATCAGGGACGACCTTCTCGACATCAGCGGCGATCCCCTGGTCGTCGGCAAGGACCTGGGACGCGATGAAAAGAGCCGGAAGGCCACATTTCCATCGCTGATGGGCGAGGAATGCGCGATGGCGGCGTTGGTCGAGCTGCGCGACAGGGGGTGTGCCGAACTTGACAGGTTCGGCGACCGCAGCAAAGTGCTGCGAGATCTGTTCGATTATGTTATCAATCGAAAGTTGTAG